From the genome of Aspergillus oryzae RIB40 DNA, chromosome 4:
TACTAcgtagtactccgtagtattTTGAGAGTGAGATCAAGTTACTTACTTCTGATGGTGATTTATTATATAGGACTTTTTCCAAAATGTATATTTTTTCATCTATAAACACTCTTGTTCATGCACAAAAGTCAAACCACGTACCTATGTACAGTACCACCAGAGGCAGCTCTTGCCTCACCATGCAAAGAATGGGTATGAACAATGTCAACCATGACAACCAAAGGACGCCAATATCTCTGGATCTAAgtaaaaagggaaagaagcaatATATAAGGAAAACAGCACAAAACCGGAGTCCACGTGGCAGGATGTCTTCCATCTTGTCCAATTGAAAAGGTCGAAGCGAAATAAAGAAATCTACAAGCAGTCCCCTTAGCATATTCAGATTCCCAAGGACCACTTCATCCGCTCGTACACGAAAAAGCTCGTGGCTGTCATGGGAATGATCTTGAGGTATCCAATGCTCAGACCAATCCAGAACCCCCGGAAGCCTCGCTCGAGCCAGATCGTCCGGGCGGTCTCGGCTATTCCTAGTCGATGACCATCGCCCACTACTCCTCCTACTTGCATTCGCCTCCGAATGACCTCCAGCGGGTATGATGACGTCTGAGAGACAAGGCCGGCAACGGCCCCAGAGAAAAGTTCCGCCGCGGCGGTCAGTTGAGTGCGATGTGAACCTTTCTTGGACTGAGATTCAGATCCCGGAATAGTTGTATATTGAGAGAGTGCCGGTGACCGAAGCCAATCACCAACGGTGTCATGCGTAAGGAAAGACACTCCCGCATATGGAAGCATTCCCATGAGGGTAGGCGTGAATCCACGATAGAAATTCGCCAGTCCAGAGCTAGGAACGACTTTATTCACAGCAGAAGAGACTTCGGCCGTGGCAGTGGCTGCagctgaggctgaggagctggacGACAGTCCGCTTGGTACGGAAGGCGGCGAAACCCGCTCGCGGTAGATCTGTCGGAAAATGTCCGTGAAGGAAGAGCGAGAAGATCGCTTAGTCTCGAAAGCCAATCGTACTCGAATCAACTCCAACGGATACGTAAAGAAAACCGATGTCATCCCCGCCAAACTCCCGGAAATCAAGCGGCGGAACGGTGTTTCCTTATCTCGCGACGGGATTATCACCGCTCGGATCTGTTCATATGCGAGAAACTTGATGGCGGCATAAGGGAAAATGCGGAGAAGTGT
Proteins encoded in this window:
- a CDS encoding coenzyme A transporter (mitochondrial solute carrier protein); this encodes MEQVADSRPARGDVSRNAAVATTQTTAVDDASSPGYKKNDHGGPQQMNKRSLDYVLRSGLAGGVAGCAAKTMVAPLDRVKILFQASNPQFAKYTGSWSGLLYAVRDINRHEGRRGLFKGHSATLLRIFPYAAIKFLAYEQIRAVIIPSRDKETPFRRLISGSLAGMTSVFFTYPLELIRVRLAFETKRSSRSSFTDIFRQIYRERVSPPSVPSGLSSSSSASAAATATAEVSSAVNKVVPSSGLANFYRGFTPTLMGMLPYAGVSFLTHDTVGDWLRSPALSQYTTIPGSESQSKKGSHRTQLTAAAELFSGAVAGLVSQTSSYPLEVIRRRMQVGGVVGDGHRLGIAETARTIWLERGFRGFWIGLSIGYLKIIPMTATSFFVYERMKWSLGI